agctgataggTAATGTGTTTGACAAATTACCTAGATTGAACTTTACACTTAACCTTGAAGATTCGCTtggatttcccagacgaccgagattgTGGTGGCATCGCAGGGAGTAGATGTTTTTATCTAAATGTAGAGGTGATTTATATCTAACTGTAAGAGCAGTTCATCTTGGATTTGCCCTTGGATTGGAAAGCCAATCCAATGCAATCAGAAATTCCAAAAGCGGTCTTGAGGTGCTCACTGTTTGCTTACTTCCTTTTCACATTGATCAAGtatgaaatgtttttgtttccatttcaaaacctTAAAAGCTCCTTTGCAGGATCTTGGCCGAGGCTTCTTGACTGAGGAAACTACCTCCCACATGTGGCTACACGTTTTCATGCCATCTATACGGGGACCAAAAGAATCGTGCTCAAAGTCTGACCAACAACGTAGGTGAGCACCTGACTGAAAAATGGGATCTTCAGTGCCGTTATCTTTGTTAAGCAGAGCATAGAAAGGTCgtgcatttttggcaaagtGAGGCACAAAGTAAGAGTAATAGTTGGCAAGGTCCAAGAACTCTTGAAGGCCCTTACCGAATCAGGAGCAGGAAAGGGAATACAGAATCAAGGCCTCTGGGCTTTACActtgttatgttatggacgcgtggagaacagacagacgatgtactctggttgaagctctattgcaaactgtttattgaacggtagttggggcatggatacaagagatcgtatatacacagagagcatatatgaagaacgagagatcatgatgcataagcatggcgtaagccgtgataacctaaataaggaataacactacaaCACTCAAACCAAAAGTGGGAATAACGGGGCCTAAACTCTCCACCTTTGAAACACAAAGCATACAATTTTGACTATTGATGGTCCAACAATTTTCAGTGAGGCATTCAAAGACAGAGTTAACTGGTGTAATGGAGCAAGTAATGTCGTCCATGCAAGTAAAACGCCATGGATACCATAAAGAACATTAACGACAAATCGTTGGATGAGCTGGGAGGCGTTAACCCGAAGGGCATTACTAAGAAGCTCAAGAGACCCCAAGGTGTTGTAAGTGCGGTAAATTGGAGGGAACCTGGATGCATTGCAATCTGATGGAAGGTTTTAAAAAGatcgaataaaaaaaaaaacagaatatTCCGTCCAACaaccaggggtgaaaggtACTGATTTATTTAATTCCCGTGgagaacggaaacatggaactcttgacccaagcacttaGTAGAaacttgatagctctcaaaaatggagagcacatagcatcaaaatgagtttaaatttcttagacctattTAAAGGCCTCTGATTATAAAACGAATCAGGGCACACGTCAATAGTTTGAGTTTTCTTCATCAAGGCCTCAAACAATCGTCAAAtaactaaggatacaaatcgctacctatctctactccccacggttacagatcaatctcggttgtctaGCATACACCTGGGTTAATCTTCAAAGCAAACTGTTccgcaaaatgtggtcactatcctagtctagtGGGCATCTATCAAATGatctaagcttttgaagcggggcaatgaatattattaaCAGGAGGGGCCCCAAGATGGGTCCTTGGGGCACCCTTGACTTGACATGTATGTCAGTAAGCGACCCTTCAACCTTATCAATTTGCTTTCTATCagaaatgaagcttcttgTACAAttaagaaccttgccttggatctcacTTTCTATCAGGAATGAAGCTTCTAGtacaattgagaaccttgccttggatctcaaaGTCATCAAgtccattcaacaaaaggccgtGATCAGGCCTtggaaaaatcaagaaagacaacatcaactgactcgtgcctttccagtccctcaatgacctctaaatgctcaatcagttgggtaaccgtgccaaaatgtgcttggaacccgtactggctaggaggaaggacttcattcgcctcgagaaattcaacaagtttggactttatgatcttctcaaacaccttcgcaatattcgaagtgagagagtgcaactggtcatattcgatggaggccttaatttcACCCTAAACTACGTCCAatcttttttggagactacccataattactggattcgaagtgctcttcagtttttttgtcCTGATCCAAGTTGCAACGTATCATATGAGAGAAAGCAGGAGCAAAAACATGTGTGCATCTCATCAGGAACTGAGGTATCtcagactcgtcattagacTCGTCACAGTGAGATGTTGCTTCAAAACTCAGTCAAGTTGAAATCATACCAGAGAGCTGATCTTCAAACATGTTAGCCACATTCCTTACATTGTTTGTGGCTTATGCATCGACTTTAAAGGGCCCAACAGGGtgcttcatctttctcttagagcTTGCATAAAATTAGAACCACTGCCGGAAAAAAGTATTAAcaacatttaaaaaatgtgGTATATTTTAGCAAAGTTTTGACGAGCAGATTTTAGTCTCATCAACAACAAAGTGACGCTAGGTGAGagagcacaaaaatgaaattgacattgTTCGTAAATCCGGATTAAAATCTTTAACTCATATTTTCAGGCCTTCTTTCATTCTTGACATTAAGTCCACGTAACATCACTAGGTAATTTCCATTTAGTATTGAGTGGTTTGGTTTTGCATCAAGTTCATTGAGTTGCTTCGTCTCTTTTGTATCCAGCAGAGACAAAACTGCTTCAAGACAGAACCGTGCTTTGCGTAGTAAATGTAAAAATTGGCAGAGCAGGCAAAAGCCAACAAGAAATGACTTATGTTGGTCACACGTGAGATCCAAGAAGGCCATGCCAGCGTATCCGGGTGGTAATCctgaaaaatagaaattgagGGACCTAATAAATGTGAAATTTCGGGATACATTTCCGCCCAATTATTAGTTTTGGTCCAGACTGGGTTAAATtaatggggcacccccacgtggtttcgtgaacacatattttaaaatgcgacagtactaaattttacccaatcgcatttcaagatgtgcgttcacgaaactatctgatactcgcagtaggtgcaactgggtacaaatcgcttcacaaaatatgcactcacgaaaccatgcggaGGTGCCTCATTGCTGGCTTGGACAGATCATTTTACGTACTTTGAGGGCAAATAACTTTGACAGCTTGTTTTTTCGCGTTAAACTACCACTCATTGGTTCAGGCCAGGTTGACGGAATACCGATAAATTATCTGATGTGAAAAAAGCGCTTTTAATGATTCATAGAGTAGTTATTGGCGAATTGATCACATTGGAGATTAATATCCTTGCTTTTTGTAAGACATTTACGTAAAACAACGCTCAATAACGTGTCTGATTATTTCGATGTCCTGAGagttttcatttccttttctttggtgAGGTTTGGGGATACCAAACAATTATCCCGTTTAGAAAGAGACTCAAGGGCCTAAAGGTTTCTTAAGGGACGAAGAAGCgtatttttagaaaaagatTGTGTGCGAGATCCTGCTCTTTGCTATTTGTCTATTTCTTCTCCATTCCTGCCTTAAACAAAGGTATTACTCTTAGTTTTCTCAAACACTGAAAGcctttttgtgactttttttatcaaaatggaaaatcgATCGAGTCCCATCACAATGATGAATcgtatttttttctaattttgatCGCGCTGTAGCTTGGAATCTTATAATTACCTTAGATAGTTACGAAAAAGTGTAAAAGCTactaaaacttcaaaaaaatcttctttaACTATTGTAGGCATAaaggttttgaagaaaagcaaCAAGAACACTTATAGTTGACATAGTGATACTCGTTTactatcaaaatcatttacaAACAACTTCAGACCGACAACTGGTCCGACAGCCTTTATAATGTTgtattttccatttgattctAATTACTAATTAGAGCAATGAAAAGGtttgccaaatatttcaattaacAACTCTGTACTATTTTTGCCATTCACTGTAAAATTGCCCCTTTGGAACTTTCCGTCCGAATTCTCCTCTTCGACAGTTTCATATCAGCTCCATGATTTCACCCACAAAAGATATAACCGTCGAGTTCTGCGAGACCAGTAAGTTGGCCAATTCCGTGGAACACTGTATTCATAACTAGATTTTAACCTCGCATGTAAAATTAATCCTCGAACCATTTTTGAAATCCCTGGCTTGCTctcaattttgcatcaaacaATTAGCCGGTTCTTCGACAACTGACAGCAATCAGATTTGGAggaattgttttcaaaacgaTTTACTCGAAGCACATCGGcgtttttgaagaagatttcACTAGATTTATTAGAGGACCCTTTGGTTTCATAACCACATGAAGTGTACTCTGGCttgtttcctcttcttcatttccttcatcttcttttatacattttttacaatattgataataaccaatactctttatactcacccatggtgatttgagtggtatccaaaataaacaataaacaataataaaCATTGGCAGGCAGATGAATGAGTCGAGTTCCGTTGACATGAACTTAAAAATGTGTTGTGTAACAAGGACCACTgcgaaggttttctttgtcttgaaaacgGAGAGCTTCTCACTCTGAAGCTCTTGCTCTAACTAGTCTTATTTTAAATGTCGAGCtcctcaaaaaatattgttcatctGCATTGCCTACAACTTATCCAGAAACCTTGAGCTGCTTACCTCCATGTAAGTTTGGACCACTTCGAACGTGTTTGGAAACAACCTCGCTCCATGACACACCAGAAACACAAACACGATGTACAAGgagatcttggccaagattACTTCTCGCTTTCTGTCTCCCACCGTCTCTTTGGCAGGTCCTGTGTGCTTCAAAACCTTGGCCTTGACCTTTTCCATCTTCGCTGAGTAGTGTATCGACATTTTTCTGGAGCCTCTCTTTGGAGATcggccaccaccaccactcgaTCCTTTGGAGTCTCCTGAAATAGCAGTGCTGCAAATATCGTCTTGGCCTTGAGCCACTTCTCCAGTTCCAGACGATGATCCATGACGACCATGGGCCCGGAGGGCTCGGCCACTGCAAGACAATCGGGGTGAGGCAAAGTTTTGTGAGGCCTCAGCCTGGCCTTCATTGTGGCcatattttttgttggtgTATGTGATGCGAATCTGGACCAGGTTTTGTTCGAACTCTTTGATCTTGTCAAATATCTTGATGTTGAGCACAATCAGGAGGATGAATGGAATaataatttgaatgagaaagtTCATCCACAGGATATAAACCCGAATATAAGTTGAATTCGTGCGCAAATCAGTCGGAAGGATGTGCAGTTGAATCGTGTGATTGAGAGGATCTTCGCAATCGAGTGGATCAGTATAAGGAGCTGTTGCATTGTCGAAACGTTCGtcattgaagcaaattatCTCTTCTTCCACATAAAGTTCAAAGAATTTCGGAATATTATAGGCAGCGGTGAATAGAAGAACCGGGATAATGAAGATCCCGCTCGAGAAATTTTTCCTGAATGAAAATAATCAagttgcttcaaaaatgtctGAATTGAAGCTGTGAATTTTCTTACCTTCTCCGCCAAAATGGATGACACACCGTGATGAATCGTTCAACAGTCATGGCCAAAGTGCAATAAACACTTCCCATGAGACCCACGTGGGCCAGGGGGAGCAAGTAAGGTAACATATACACCCTGTAGACTTGGTCATATGTCTCATTGAACTTGGAGATGGAAAACAACAGTATTGAACAGACGACATAAATCTGGAACAAACGTAACACGTCACTAAGGTTATGAAAGATTGTACTGAAGCCGTGAAAAGAAGAATTTGGAAAAGTATGCTTTTCATCCGTTGCTATGGTATCAAATTCTGACGATGATTGAGTGTCCAATTACATTGTTCCTAACAAAGTCTACTTTTTAATATCTTATCACAATATCTCAACGAGTGTACGCCATTTTTTCGTATGCTACACGTTTTTTACAACACATCCAAGGAAGAAAATACATGCATGTTCTAGATCGTGAACATACTATCGAAAGTTTCGGGAAAGCTTGCGTGATGGACTCATCGAGATCTAGCTTCTTTGTGTTcattaagaaaatgattggTCAGTGGGACTGACCAACACCCCCGCGTTCTTCTTGTCTAGCTTCACGATTCAGTCGGCAGAGCTAAATCCCTTGTGCGTCTCTGACCACAAAGACGAAACTGTCAATTTCAGGAGGAGCGTTACCTAAATCGGTACGTTGGAAATCCAATTCagcttttttgtttcttcattcGATACTCCCATCAAGAACTGCTTCAAACGTTGGCCGAAAATAGGCTCCTTCATAACGTCAAACCTGGTTCCGAAAAGAGagaattcattttttgcacaTGAAGACAGGGGGAAaccatttttccttttgaattTGCACTGCTGAGACGTAAACTTCCTTTATGattcatgcaaattttgagGGAATAGGAACCATTAGGCTTGTATACGTCTAATAAGAATTTACTAGACAAGAGCGGCGTTTTCACAAAACTTCCATTTTTTGCGGCCAAAAGAacaatgaaatgtgaaaaagcTGCAAAAATGTTAAGACAAGAATGTGCTGGGTGTGCCATAtacagggatgagaaattagtAAAAGTCAATTTCTACCACCTGACAGAAAAtcagtggcagaaaatggcagaaagtcACAAAGAAAGAGGCAGATTTCACTGTTCTAAGTGGTCAGAATTCTCCTGGCTTAAAAGCGCTCATTAAACGCAACATGTTGGGCCATAATTTTAGCaaatccagtgcttccaaatatttagtgacaaaattgttcaccAGCTAAGGAAATCTTTTAACAATTATTCTaaaccatttcagtccaacCTTCACTTGATAAAACTGAAATTACATGGGAAGTGataaaaatttgcagaaatacATATGAATAGTTGGTGCAAACAtattgtcatcagtaagaagtgtggtcaCACTCCCTTCATGGTAtaaccagagggcgcactagtatgaaatcccaaagctttacacttctctattgaCCTTAaattctgggttgggacataggacaaaagtaatgaatgcttttaaaaacgtacaATACCAGCCAGATAACTTTCGTACCTTTGTTCTGCACATACAGTCTCGACTATTTAG
This Tigriopus californicus strain San Diego chromosome 7, Tcal_SD_v2.1, whole genome shotgun sequence DNA region includes the following protein-coding sequences:
- the LOC131884054 gene encoding uncharacterized protein LOC131884054 yields the protein MECQRTWNAKAANQFSSNHVSNSFKVDQHGRGGSSPSSSSSSVSSSSEFQVVILEFGSVIAQSWRQQRSSDSITRTDWQVMSASPTSDWFCWFVEGVLILIIGLFGLLGSGFSFVLFSRQKVHRTFHNLLLTLTTFDLIYVVCSILLFSISKFNETYDQVYRVYMLPYLLPLAHVGLMGSVYCTLAMTVERFITVCHPFWRRRKNFSSGIFIIPVLLFTAAYNIPKFFELYVEEEIICFNDERFDNATAPYTDPLDCEDPLNHTIQLHILPTDLRTNSTYIRVYILWMNFLIQIIIPFILLIVLNIKIFDKIKEFEQNLVQIRITYTNKKYGHNEGQAEASQNFASPRLSCSGRALRAHGRHGSSSGTGEVAQGQDDICSTAISGDSKGSSGGGGRSPKRGSRKMSIHYSAKMEKVKAKVLKHTGPAKETVGDRKREVILAKISLYIVFVFLVCHGARLFPNTFEVVQTYMEDYHPDTLAWPSWISRVTNISHFLLAFACSANFYIYYAKHGSVLKQFCLCWIQKRRSNSMNLMQNQTTQY